The Aedes aegypti strain LVP_AGWG chromosome 3, AaegL5.0 Primary Assembly, whole genome shotgun sequence genome contains a region encoding:
- the LOC5571206 gene encoding uncharacterized protein LOC5571206: MSPVSRPTLAIIPMITRLSATWLIVVILQLLQRNLNMLAVNFGFTLLVVLTLTLSVVKSSPTKNPLVRNEGKTTYKIRLTKAICVDLPYEIAWNVTCRLKLYRDQPSRMLFRVEVDQVDHIFLTFAMYYKYHLTYQPLLMETTFDVCSYLEKFKNRGYASVAPSLDQTAMFILSILEKNNPTAIRTGCPYKGVVAFEDFRIDESMAPQFLPAGEYRLDMRYFNEKNQTVMHSQVFGSVRAIGIVDLSMG; this comes from the exons ATGAGTCCGGTTAGTAGACCAACCCTAGCCATCATCCCGATGATCACACGTTTATCTGCCACATGGTTGATCGTTGTCATCCTTCAACTGCTCCAGAGGAACCTCAATATGTTAGCAGTGAATTTCGGGTTTACACTCCTGGTTGTACTAACCCTAACGTTGAGCGTCGTCAAAAGTAGTCCAACAAAGAATCCACTTGTTCGGAATGAg GGAAAGACCACCTACAAAATCCGTCTCACCAAAGCCATCTGCGTAGATCTTCCGTACGAAATAGCCTGGAATGTGACCTGCCGATTGAAGCTGTATCGAGATCAACCCTCCAGGATGCTGTTTCGCGTCGAGGTCGATCAGGTGGATCATATTTTTCTCACCTTCGCAATGTACTACAAGTACCATCTGACCTATCAACCGCTGCTGATGGAGACCACCTTCGACGTGTGCAGCTATCTGGAGAAGTTCAAGAACCGCGGCTATGCGAGTGTAGCTCCCTCGCTGGACCAAACGGCAATGTTCATTCTGAGTATCCTGGAGAAGAACAACCCGACGGCCATCCGCACGGGCTGCCCGTATAAG GGTGTCGTCGCGTTCGAAGATTTCAGAATTGATGAGTCCATGGCTCCGCAGTTTCTGCCTGCCGGAGAGTATCGACTGGATATGCGATACTTcaacgaaaaaaatcaaacagtCATGCATTCGCAGGTATTTGGTTCGGTTCGAGCCATCGGCATTGTGGATTTGTCGATGGGATAA